In Pseudonocardia cypriaca, a single genomic region encodes these proteins:
- a CDS encoding LCP family protein, translating to MDARRTMRAAVRVVTALASAAALIATGFVWSLQQQVDTTVVSSTAAIPTPRPTPPGESFTALLVGLDARTDAQGEPLPREVLDALHAGPDEGQLHTDTIILVHVPANAGEQAVAISIPRDSYVPIAGGHGTHKINSAYRRGMQDAEDALRAQGIDGAELDRRAREAGRRTLVATVGQLTGAQVDHFGEIGMAGFVELTEALGGIPVCLNAPVRDSYSGVDLPAGQHLVSGPGALAFVRQRHGLEDGDLDRIARQQAFAAGLAQRVLAPGTITDPVRLQRLVEIATRYVVLDSGWDLRQAISQLRQVSAQALTFHTIPTGRPDLRTPADGIAVQIDRDAVRTFVGSLLESATTPPTVAVAPTSEPSAPSSTPPTTARRVADDDPINVHPADASEVGGTPVPTTSGHPVITADGVPCVD from the coding sequence ATGGATGCAAGACGCACGATGCGCGCGGCGGTCCGCGTCGTCACCGCACTCGCGTCGGCAGCCGCGCTCATCGCCACCGGGTTCGTCTGGTCGCTGCAACAGCAGGTCGACACGACGGTCGTCAGCAGCACCGCGGCCATCCCGACCCCGCGCCCCACGCCGCCGGGCGAGTCGTTCACGGCGCTGCTGGTGGGCCTGGACGCGCGGACCGACGCCCAGGGCGAGCCGCTCCCCCGTGAGGTGCTCGACGCGCTGCACGCCGGTCCCGACGAGGGCCAGCTGCACACCGACACGATCATCCTCGTTCACGTGCCCGCGAACGCGGGAGAACAAGCTGTCGCCATCTCCATCCCGCGCGACTCGTACGTGCCGATCGCGGGCGGACACGGGACCCACAAGATCAATTCTGCGTACCGGCGCGGGATGCAGGACGCCGAGGACGCCCTGCGCGCGCAGGGCATCGACGGCGCCGAGCTCGACCGGCGCGCCCGCGAGGCCGGCCGGCGCACCCTGGTCGCCACGGTGGGACAGCTCACCGGGGCGCAGGTCGACCACTTCGGTGAGATCGGCATGGCCGGGTTCGTCGAGCTCACGGAGGCGCTCGGCGGGATACCGGTGTGCCTCAACGCGCCCGTCCGCGACTCGTACTCCGGAGTCGACCTGCCGGCGGGCCAGCACCTGGTCAGCGGACCTGGCGCGCTCGCGTTCGTGCGGCAGCGGCACGGGCTGGAGGACGGCGACCTCGACCGGATCGCCCGCCAGCAGGCCTTCGCGGCCGGCCTGGCGCAGCGGGTCCTCGCGCCGGGCACGATCACCGATCCCGTGCGGCTGCAGCGCCTCGTCGAGATCGCCACGCGCTACGTCGTGCTGGACAGCGGGTGGGACCTCCGCCAGGCGATCTCCCAGCTGCGCCAGGTCTCCGCACAGGCGTTGACCTTCCACACCATCCCGACCGGCCGCCCCGACCTGCGCACCCCCGCCGACGGGATCGCCGTGCAGATCGACCGCGACGCCGTGCGGACGTTCGTCGGATCGCTGCTCGAGTCCGCCACGACGCCCCCGACGGTGGCGGTGGCGCCCACTTCGGAGCCGTCCGCGCCCTCGTCGACGCCGCCCACCACGGCCCGCCGCGTGGCCGACGACGACCCGATCAACGTGCACCCGGCGGACGCATCCGAGGTCGGCGGCACTCCCGTCCCGACGACGAGCGGCCACCCGGTGATCACGGCGGATGGCGTGCCCTGCGTCGACTGA
- a CDS encoding S9 family peptidase, whose translation MTDSFPRRQARTRRFTLGAPRGITVSPDGERVVFLRSRGGTDPLTCLWTLDLATGEERLVADPRELEGSGDEEDLPPEEKARRERSREQAGGVVGYAADRPVTMAAFTLSGRLYLADFAGGLTPRLVDTPGGVIDPRPDPHGLKVAFVRAGALHVHDVASRITTALAEPDAPHVTYGLADFVAAEEMGRMRGYWWSPDGDSLLVSRVDDAEVRRWHIADPANPDREPAVVAYPAAGTPNARVTLEVIALDGTAVPVRWDTERDEYLADAVWDGHGLLIVVQPRDQRALRVLRVDPATGATTPVHEQTDPAWVDIVPGVPAHTASGALVTVGNVDGALRLVVDGEPVTPASMQVRDVADVDGDVVLFRGSEDPTSIGLWTWGPDGLTAVAAGAGVHSGRLVAGTLVVVRQDLDRDGTTTTVNREGAERTIASFADLPGLTPRVTLLTAGERALRTAVLFPADHEPGTRLPVLMDPYGGPHAQRVLAARAAHLTSQWFADQGFAVVVVDGRGTPGRGPEFERAVHGDLAEPVLQDQVDALHAAAERYPDLDLTRVGIRGWSFGGYLAALAVLRRPDVFHAAVAGAPVTDWALYDTHYTERYLGRPDTDPEAYERSSLIADAPSLTRPLLLVHGLADDNVVAAHTLRLSSALLAAGRPHSVLPLSGVTHMTPQEVVAENLLLLQVQFLKQALATSATAAPAH comes from the coding sequence GTGACCGACAGCTTTCCGCGCAGGCAGGCCCGCACCCGTCGCTTCACCCTCGGTGCCCCGCGTGGCATCACCGTCTCCCCCGACGGGGAGCGGGTGGTGTTCCTGCGCAGCCGCGGCGGCACCGATCCCCTCACCTGCCTGTGGACGCTGGACCTCGCCACCGGCGAGGAGCGGCTCGTGGCCGACCCGCGGGAGCTCGAGGGGTCAGGTGACGAGGAGGACCTGCCGCCCGAGGAGAAGGCTCGCCGCGAACGCAGCAGGGAGCAGGCGGGCGGCGTGGTCGGCTATGCCGCCGACCGGCCGGTCACCATGGCCGCGTTCACCCTGTCCGGCCGCCTCTACCTGGCGGACTTCGCGGGCGGCCTCACCCCGCGCCTGGTGGACACCCCGGGCGGCGTGATCGACCCGCGCCCCGACCCGCACGGGCTCAAGGTCGCCTTCGTCCGCGCAGGGGCGCTGCACGTCCACGACGTCGCGTCCCGCATCACCACGGCCCTCGCCGAACCGGACGCCCCGCACGTCACGTACGGCCTCGCCGACTTCGTGGCGGCCGAGGAGATGGGCCGCATGCGCGGGTACTGGTGGTCGCCCGACGGCGACTCGCTGCTCGTCTCGCGGGTGGACGACGCCGAGGTGCGGCGCTGGCACATCGCCGACCCGGCCAACCCGGACCGCGAGCCGGCCGTCGTGGCCTACCCCGCAGCGGGCACCCCGAACGCCCGCGTCACGCTCGAGGTGATCGCGCTCGACGGCACGGCGGTGCCCGTGCGGTGGGACACCGAGCGCGACGAGTACCTCGCCGATGCCGTCTGGGACGGCCACGGCCTGCTGATCGTCGTGCAGCCGCGCGACCAGCGGGCCCTTCGGGTGCTCCGCGTCGATCCGGCCACCGGCGCGACGACCCCCGTGCACGAGCAGACCGATCCGGCCTGGGTCGACATCGTCCCGGGCGTGCCCGCGCACACGGCGTCCGGTGCGCTGGTGACGGTCGGGAACGTCGACGGCGCCCTGCGGCTCGTCGTCGACGGGGAACCGGTGACGCCCGCGTCGATGCAGGTGCGCGACGTCGCGGACGTCGACGGCGACGTGGTGCTGTTCCGCGGGAGCGAGGACCCGACCTCGATCGGCCTCTGGACGTGGGGTCCCGACGGCCTCACCGCCGTCGCCGCGGGCGCGGGCGTGCACAGCGGGCGGCTCGTGGCGGGCACCCTCGTCGTGGTCCGGCAGGACCTCGACAGGGACGGCACGACCACCACGGTCAACCGGGAGGGGGCCGAGCGCACGATCGCGTCGTTCGCCGACCTCCCCGGCCTCACCCCACGGGTCACGCTGCTCACCGCGGGCGAGCGTGCCCTGCGCACGGCGGTGCTGTTCCCGGCCGATCACGAGCCCGGCACCCGGCTGCCGGTCCTGATGGACCCCTACGGCGGCCCGCACGCCCAGCGCGTGCTCGCCGCCCGCGCCGCGCACCTCACGAGCCAGTGGTTCGCCGACCAGGGCTTCGCGGTCGTGGTCGTCGACGGGCGCGGCACGCCGGGGCGCGGGCCGGAGTTCGAACGGGCCGTGCACGGGGATCTCGCCGAGCCGGTGCTGCAGGACCAGGTCGACGCGTTGCACGCCGCGGCCGAGCGGTACCCGGACCTCGACCTCACCCGCGTCGGGATCCGCGGCTGGTCCTTCGGCGGCTACCTCGCCGCGCTCGCCGTGCTGCGCCGCCCGGACGTCTTCCACGCGGCGGTGGCCGGGGCCCCCGTCACCGACTGGGCGCTCTACGACACCCACTACACGGAGCGCTACCTCGGCCGCCCGGACACCGACCCCGAGGCCTACGAGCGCTCGTCGCTGATCGCCGACGCGCCGTCGCTCACCCGGCCGCTGCTGCTCGTGCACGGGCTCGCCGACGACAACGTGGTGGCCGCCCACACCCTGCGCCTGTCCTCGGCCCTGCTCGCGGCGGGGCGGCCGCACAGCGTGCTGCCGCTGTCGGGCGTCACGCACATGACGCCGCAGGAGGTGGTGGCGGAGAACCTGCTCCTGCTGCAGGTCCAATTCCTGAAGCAGGCCCTCGCCACCTCCGCCACGGCGGCGCCAGCGCACTGA
- a CDS encoding MFS transporter: MARPDVRRSDAEADAPDPNRWRALSVTLVAGFMSLLDVSIVSVALPSLQQSLGAEPAAVQWVVSGYALAFGLALVPAGRLGDALGRRRMFLGALAGFVLFSGLAGAAPSIGLLVAARIAQGLAAGALAPQNSGLIQQLFSGAERGRAFGMFGATVGISTAVGPVVGGLILAVASGPDGWRWIFLVNVPIGLVALVLAARLIPRTAPGRTGHIDVVGGLLLGGAVLAVLLPLAEADAGGLARLWWLFLVAIALVAMFVRWERRLMRRHGAPLLDLRLLSSTRGYATGAALGTVYFLGFSGVWLVFALFLQSGLGYTPLHSGLSVTAFALGSAVSAAVGGRLVERYGRRLTVIGLAAVLTGLVGTIGAVLVVPAESLTGALAAPLLVAGLGGGLVISPNITLTLREVPVRMAGSAGGALQTGQRVGAAIGTAALPGAYYMVLGATGQDHALAAAAALSGAVLSVAAALVIAVRDLRHERAARRRCTEEETHNYDHAAHG; encoded by the coding sequence GTGGCCAGGCCTGATGTCCGTCGATCGGACGCCGAAGCCGACGCCCCGGACCCGAACCGGTGGCGGGCGCTGTCGGTCACCCTCGTCGCCGGCTTCATGAGCCTGCTCGACGTCAGCATCGTCTCGGTGGCGCTGCCGTCCCTGCAGCAGAGCCTCGGCGCGGAGCCGGCGGCCGTGCAGTGGGTCGTCTCCGGTTACGCGCTCGCGTTCGGCCTCGCGCTCGTGCCGGCCGGGCGGCTCGGTGACGCGCTCGGGCGGCGGCGGATGTTCCTCGGCGCGCTGGCGGGGTTCGTCCTGTTCAGCGGGCTCGCCGGCGCGGCCCCGAGCATCGGGCTGCTCGTCGCGGCCCGGATCGCGCAGGGCCTCGCGGCAGGCGCGCTCGCTCCGCAGAACTCGGGGTTGATCCAGCAGCTGTTCAGCGGCGCCGAGCGCGGGAGGGCGTTCGGCATGTTCGGCGCGACCGTCGGGATCTCCACGGCCGTCGGGCCGGTGGTCGGCGGGCTCATCCTCGCCGTGGCAAGCGGCCCGGACGGATGGCGCTGGATCTTCCTCGTCAACGTGCCGATCGGGCTGGTCGCGCTCGTGCTCGCCGCCCGGCTCATCCCGCGGACCGCGCCCGGTCGCACCGGGCACATCGACGTCGTCGGTGGCCTGCTGCTCGGGGGCGCCGTGCTGGCCGTGCTGCTGCCGCTGGCCGAGGCCGACGCAGGCGGCCTCGCCCGGCTCTGGTGGCTGTTCCTCGTCGCCATCGCGCTGGTGGCGATGTTCGTCCGGTGGGAGCGGCGGCTGATGCGCCGTCACGGCGCCCCGCTGCTCGACCTGCGGCTGCTGTCCAGCACCCGCGGGTACGCCACCGGTGCCGCGCTCGGCACGGTCTACTTCCTGGGCTTCTCCGGTGTCTGGCTGGTGTTCGCGCTGTTCCTGCAGTCCGGGCTGGGCTACACCCCGCTGCACTCGGGGCTCTCGGTCACCGCGTTCGCGCTGGGGTCCGCCGTGTCGGCCGCGGTCGGTGGCCGGCTCGTCGAGCGCTACGGCCGGAGGTTGACCGTCATCGGGCTGGCCGCCGTGCTCACCGGGCTGGTCGGGACGATCGGTGCGGTGCTCGTCGTGCCGGCGGAGTCGCTGACGGGGGCGCTCGCCGCGCCACTGCTGGTGGCCGGGCTCGGCGGCGGGCTGGTGATCTCCCCGAACATCACGCTGACGCTGCGGGAGGTACCGGTGCGCATGGCCGGTTCGGCAGGTGGCGCGCTGCAGACCGGCCAGCGGGTCGGCGCTGCGATCGGCACCGCCGCGCTGCCCGGCGCGTACTACATGGTGCTCGGCGCCACCGGCCAGGACCACGCGCTGGCCGCGGCGGCGGCGCTCAGCGGCGCGGTGCTCTCGGTGGCGGCCGCGCTCGTCATCGCCGTGCGGGACCTGCGGCACGAGCGCGCGGCGCGCCGCCGCTGCACCGAGGAGGAGACCCACAACTACGACCACGCCGCCCACGGCTGA
- a CDS encoding FKBP-type peptidyl-prolyl cis-trans isomerase, with protein MALQRPDVDPHDGPAPADLLVEDLTPGDGAEATPGRTVEVHYVGVAHSTGEEFDASWNRGSTFRFPLGAGRVIAGWDRGVAGMKVGGRRRLVIPPHLGYGNRGAGAAIKPGETLIFVVDLVGVH; from the coding sequence GTGGCACTGCAACGACCCGACGTCGACCCGCACGACGGCCCCGCCCCCGCTGACCTGCTGGTCGAGGACCTCACCCCGGGCGACGGCGCCGAGGCCACCCCGGGCCGCACCGTCGAGGTGCACTACGTCGGTGTGGCGCATTCCACCGGCGAGGAGTTCGACGCCTCCTGGAACCGCGGCTCGACGTTCCGGTTCCCGCTGGGCGCGGGACGCGTCATCGCGGGCTGGGACCGCGGCGTGGCCGGGATGAAGGTCGGCGGTCGCCGCCGGCTGGTGATCCCGCCGCACCTGGGCTACGGCAACCGCGGCGCGGGCGCCGCGATCAAGCCGGGCGAGACCCTGATCTTCGTGGTCGACCTGGTGGGCGTGCACTGA
- a CDS encoding metallophosphoesterase family protein — MKLLLISDTHLPVRAKDLPAPVWSAVDAADVVIHAGDWVSVDLLDALEARARRLVGVFGNNDGAALRARLPEVARVELGGVRFAVVHETGAATGREKRCARAYPDVDVLVFGHSHIPWDTTADTGLRLLNPGSPTDRRRQPTFTWMTVDVADGTVRDVELHHLDRR, encoded by the coding sequence CTGAAGCTGCTGCTGATCTCCGACACCCACCTGCCGGTGCGGGCGAAGGACCTGCCCGCACCGGTGTGGTCGGCGGTCGACGCCGCCGACGTGGTGATCCACGCGGGCGACTGGGTGTCGGTCGACCTGCTGGACGCGCTGGAGGCGAGGGCACGCCGGCTCGTCGGGGTCTTCGGCAACAACGACGGCGCCGCGCTGCGGGCCCGGCTGCCCGAGGTCGCGCGCGTCGAGCTCGGCGGGGTCCGGTTCGCGGTGGTGCACGAGACCGGCGCCGCGACCGGCCGCGAGAAGCGGTGCGCCCGGGCCTACCCGGACGTCGACGTGCTGGTGTTCGGGCACAGCCACATCCCGTGGGACACCACGGCGGACACCGGGCTGCGCCTGCTCAACCCCGGCTCCCCCACCGACCGGCGGCGTCAGCCGACCTTCACCTGGATGACCGTGGACGTCGCCGACGGGACGGTTCGCGACGTGGAACTGCACCACCTCGATCGCCGCTGA
- the ligD gene encoding non-homologous end-joining DNA ligase, which translates to MSRAKTVETRDGVELTNLDQPLFDGADATKRDLVDYLDAVRDRILPELRQRPLSVIRIRPGQEPFMQKNVPKYTPDWIETTTVWAEASRREVHYALANDRRTLLWFANQRSVEFHPTLMRVGESHPTHLILDLDPPEGDDFAHVVRAARLVRQALEDSGLEGIVKTSGSKGLHIFVPLDEGVGFEDAAAATRALAARAERVDPDVATTAYIKEDRGGKVFVDSTRSGGATVVAAYSPRVRPGVPVSFPVAWDDLDDVAPRDFTVRTAVDLLDGADPWHERMPAAQRLPADLLEEGHAIPIARVAAMHEGKRRARARRQ; encoded by the coding sequence GTGAGCCGTGCCAAGACCGTCGAGACGCGGGACGGGGTCGAGCTGACCAACCTCGACCAGCCGCTCTTCGACGGCGCCGACGCCACCAAGCGCGACCTCGTCGACTACCTCGACGCGGTGCGCGATCGGATCCTGCCCGAGCTGCGGCAGCGGCCGCTTTCGGTGATCCGGATCCGGCCGGGCCAGGAGCCGTTCATGCAGAAGAACGTGCCCAAGTACACGCCGGACTGGATCGAGACGACGACGGTGTGGGCCGAGGCGTCGCGGCGCGAGGTGCACTACGCGCTCGCGAACGACCGGCGCACGCTGCTGTGGTTCGCCAACCAGCGCTCGGTGGAGTTCCACCCGACGCTGATGCGGGTGGGCGAGTCGCACCCCACGCACCTGATCCTCGACCTCGACCCACCGGAGGGCGACGACTTCGCCCACGTGGTGCGGGCGGCGCGGCTCGTGCGCCAGGCGCTGGAGGACAGCGGGCTCGAGGGCATCGTGAAGACGAGCGGTTCGAAGGGGCTGCACATCTTCGTGCCCCTCGACGAGGGCGTCGGCTTCGAGGACGCCGCGGCGGCCACCCGCGCGCTCGCGGCGCGGGCCGAGCGCGTCGACCCCGACGTCGCCACCACCGCGTACATCAAGGAGGACCGGGGCGGGAAGGTGTTCGTCGACTCCACCCGATCGGGCGGGGCGACGGTCGTGGCCGCGTACAGCCCGCGGGTGCGGCCGGGGGTGCCGGTGTCGTTCCCGGTGGCGTGGGACGACCTGGACGACGTGGCGCCCCGCGACTTCACCGTCCGCACGGCCGTCGACCTGCTCGACGGGGCGGACCCGTGGCACGAGCGCATGCCTGCGGCCCAGCGGCTCCCCGCCGACCTCCTGGAGGAGGGGCACGCGATCCCGATCGCGCGGGTCGCGGCCATGCACGAGGGGAAGCGGCGGGCGCGGGCCCGGCGGCAGTAG
- a CDS encoding gamma-glutamyltransferase yields the protein MAQRGVVAAGHPASAAAGAAALQAGGNAVDAAVAAVLTSFVAEPLLTGLGAGGYLLVAPPGQPPLLLDFFVETPGRGADARPAPMTEVLVTFEGATQVFEVGASSCGTFGVPAGVVAAVERFGHMPLAELTAPAARLARSGVRLNAMQAYVFELLVDVVGSTPEAAARFTVDGRPPREGELLRDPELADALDRLGAEGAAPFYTGDIGAAVSDWVCARGGVLTRADLEAYRVVPRDPLRVTYRGREVFTNPPPSAGGSRLVRALAHLEATGRTPDVLGIAAALEAGVRDVLAPAASLDGPGATTHVSVLDVEGWACSVTCSNGTGSGVTVPGTGIHLNNMLGEHDLFVPRGVGERLSSAMAPTVVRHDGVAELVVGSAGSSRIRSALLQALVNVFDRGESPQHAVDAPRLHVERGVAYAEPGIDVAALESAGYPVTPFAAPNLFFGGCQAARRDTATGVLDGAADARRCGAVVVV from the coding sequence GTGGCGCAACGGGGCGTGGTCGCCGCCGGGCATCCGGCTTCGGCGGCCGCAGGGGCAGCGGCCCTGCAGGCAGGCGGCAACGCTGTGGATGCGGCGGTGGCCGCCGTTCTCACGTCGTTCGTGGCGGAGCCGCTGCTCACCGGCCTGGGCGCGGGCGGCTACCTGCTCGTCGCCCCGCCCGGGCAGCCCCCGCTGCTCCTCGACTTCTTCGTGGAGACCCCCGGCCGCGGCGCGGATGCGCGCCCCGCGCCGATGACCGAAGTCCTGGTGACGTTCGAGGGCGCCACCCAGGTGTTCGAGGTCGGGGCGTCCTCGTGCGGCACGTTCGGGGTGCCCGCTGGCGTCGTGGCGGCGGTGGAGCGGTTCGGCCACATGCCGCTGGCCGAGCTCACCGCTCCTGCCGCCCGCCTGGCCCGCTCCGGGGTGCGGCTGAACGCGATGCAGGCGTACGTGTTCGAGCTGCTGGTGGACGTCGTCGGCTCGACCCCGGAGGCTGCCGCGCGGTTCACGGTGGACGGGCGCCCGCCGCGGGAGGGCGAGCTACTGCGGGACCCGGAGCTGGCCGACGCGCTCGACCGGCTCGGGGCGGAGGGGGCCGCGCCGTTCTACACCGGTGACATTGGCGCCGCGGTCTCGGACTGGGTGTGCGCCCGCGGTGGCGTGCTGACCCGGGCCGATCTCGAGGCCTACCGCGTCGTGCCACGGGACCCGCTGCGCGTGACCTACCGCGGACGCGAGGTCTTCACCAACCCCCCGCCCAGCGCGGGCGGGAGCCGGCTCGTCCGCGCGCTGGCCCATCTGGAGGCCACCGGCCGCACCCCGGACGTGCTCGGGATCGCCGCGGCCCTCGAGGCCGGGGTCCGCGACGTGCTCGCCCCGGCGGCGTCACTGGACGGGCCGGGTGCCACCACGCACGTCTCGGTGCTCGATGTCGAAGGCTGGGCCTGTTCGGTGACCTGCTCCAACGGGACCGGCTCGGGGGTGACCGTCCCGGGAACGGGCATCCACCTCAACAACATGCTCGGGGAGCACGACCTGTTCGTCCCCCGCGGCGTCGGTGAGCGGCTGTCGTCGGCGATGGCCCCGACGGTGGTCCGCCACGACGGCGTCGCCGAGCTCGTGGTGGGCTCCGCGGGTTCGAGCCGGATCCGCAGCGCCCTCCTGCAGGCCCTGGTGAACGTGTTCGACCGCGGCGAGTCGCCGCAGCACGCGGTGGATGCGCCGCGGCTGCACGTGGAGCGGGGGGTCGCGTACGCCGAACCGGGGATCGACGTCGCAGCGCTGGAGAGCGCCGGCTACCCCGTGACGCCCTTCGCCGCACCGAACCTGTTCTTCGGCGGGTGCCAGGCCGCCCGGCGCGACACCGCCACCGGCGTCCTGGACGGCGCAGCGGACGCACGACGGTGCGGCGCGGTGGTCGTGGTGTGA
- a CDS encoding cupin domain-containing protein has protein sequence MEHFTIATVAEKSDDFRRVLWTGDHTQLVIMTIPPGGEIGEEVHEGIDQILTFVSGTGEARVSGRTKSVAAGDLVVVPAGKKHNFVNTGPNPLVLYTVYGPPEHADGAVHRTKEEADAAEESGEDEPPTS, from the coding sequence ATGGAGCACTTCACCATCGCCACCGTCGCGGAGAAGAGCGACGACTTCCGCCGAGTTCTCTGGACCGGTGATCACACGCAGCTCGTGATCATGACGATTCCGCCGGGCGGGGAGATCGGCGAGGAGGTGCACGAGGGGATCGACCAGATCCTGACATTCGTCAGCGGCACCGGCGAGGCGCGCGTGAGCGGTAGGACGAAGAGCGTGGCGGCCGGCGACCTGGTCGTCGTGCCGGCCGGCAAGAAGCACAACTTCGTCAACACCGGCCCGAACCCGCTCGTCCTGTACACCGTCTACGGTCCGCCGGAGCACGCCGACGGAGCCGTGCACCGCACGAAGGAAGAAGCCGATGCCGCGGAGGAGTCGGGCGAGGACGAACCGCCGACCTCCTGA
- a CDS encoding antibiotic biosynthesis monooxygenase family protein, with amino-acid sequence MVLEIADITILPGTGEEFAAAVREGIRYVSDTPGFRSARLTKGIETPGRFVLMIEWDSVEAHTVGFRQSENYGRWRGHIGPFLDGDPRVEHFDEVTLPGPAAG; translated from the coding sequence ATGGTCCTGGAGATCGCCGACATCACGATCCTGCCCGGCACCGGCGAGGAGTTCGCGGCCGCGGTCCGCGAGGGCATCCGGTACGTCTCCGACACGCCCGGATTCCGCAGCGCCCGCCTCACCAAGGGCATCGAGACACCCGGCCGCTTCGTGTTGATGATCGAGTGGGACAGCGTGGAGGCCCACACCGTGGGGTTCCGGCAGTCGGAGAACTACGGGCGCTGGCGCGGCCACATCGGCCCGTTCCTGGACGGCGACCCCCGCGTGGAGCACTTCGACGAGGTCACCCTCCCCGGTCCGGCAGCGGGCTGA